In the genome of Arabidopsis thaliana chromosome 4, partial sequence, the window GGATGTGATGGCTCGATCCTCGTGAACAACGGAGCAATCTCTGAAAAGAATGCATTTGGACATGAAGGCGTTAGAGGATTTGAGATAGTAGAAGCCGTCAAAGCCGAGCTTGAAGCTGCATGCCCCGGTGTTGTCTCCTGCTCAGACATTGTTGCCTTGGCTGCACGTGATGCCATATCtttggtaaaaaataaaatagagaaagaaaaaaacctttCCATCtttatctatcttcttctccgttgTGAGCAATTCATGATACAGGCGAATGGACCGGCGTATGAGGTGCCAACTGGGCGGAGAGATGGTCGGGTTTCGAACATGTCATTGGCTAAGGACATGCCGGAGGTGAGTGACTCGATTGAGATACTAAAGGCTAAGTTCATGCAGAAAGGACTCAACGCCAAAGACCTCGTGCTTCTCAGTGGTAtgtatctcttcttcttcttcgtcttctctctcATTCATGTTTGTTTGGTGGTTTCGAATCTCTCAAAGTTTTTGGTTCGAAGTTCAAGTTATATGATTTTCAATTCCCGGATCCATGATACGTTTCGCATGTTTCGTCcgtttcctctcttcttcgtGTGTTAGTGTCACGTGCGTTAGGAAATTCTGGTAGACcaatacaagaaaacattattgGAATTTTTTCCAGCTAAGCCAGCAGTGTTTCTTTGTGCAGAAAAATAATTTcgtgaaatttaaaattttaaacttgtGAGAATTTTCTTCTAACGATAACAAATTATCCAATATTTACCTATACGTTGCGAAACTTAAAGAATCGTtcgtaataaaaaaaaatcaggcTTTTTGGGTCAACTTTAGGCATTTATACAAATGTTTTGATGTTCTGTCATCTTAACCACTAAATCTGGTATAGCACAGAAATGTTGATTCACCCCGAAAATGGGCCTGTTACACGATCGGCAATTAATCTGATAAAACGTCATAAATATCTAACGGCCCCATTCTATAgagtattgatttttttttatttttattttcatcaaaaaccaaTACTGATCTCGATACGATCGTGAAATTATCAACTTTCACGTGTGACTAAACAAAGACGAAACCATCAACATGCTGAGTCTAAGCCAGTAGTGATCATGCATTTTGAACCTGGTCCGGCTCAGTTTGcgtcatttttttatttagtttacaTTTCAAGTTTCAATATGAGaaaactttgacaaaaaaaattgtcactAGTTTTAAGAATTTAAGAGATCTAAACCTGAGTGGTCTACTTTCCGTATCAGCTGCTCACACTATCGGAACAACGGCCTGCTTCTTCATGTCCAAACGGCTCTATGATTTCTTACCTGGTGGCCAACCTGACCCGACTATCAATCCAACATTCCTACCCGAATTAACCACTCAGTGCCCACAAAATGGTGACATAAACGTCCGTTTACCAATTGACCGGTTCAGCGAACGGCTATTCGACAAGCAGATTCTGCAAAACATAAAGGATGGTTTTGCTGTGCTTCAGACCGACGCAGGTCTTTACGAGGATGTAACGACCAGACAGGTCGTGGATTCCTATCTTGGGATGCTAAATCCATTCTTTGGGCCAACATTCGAGTCTGATTTCGTTAAGGCGATCGTAAAGATGGGGAAGATTGGTGTGAAGACTGGTTTCAAAGGGGAGATTCGACGGGTTTGCTCGGCCTTCAATTGAGAGAGTATGtaatgaaattgaaactgTATAATTTCTTTTGCTCAAACAATGTTTTGACTCCATAATATGTGTAGGCAAAAAAGCCTCTCAAACTCTGAATGAAtactaaaaaacaaagagagtatTAATGCATGGAATTGAAAAAGTACAAATTCTAGAGAGGAtgcaaaacaattataaagaGAGTTGAATGTACGATTTTCCACTACATCCTTGGCGTTAATAGTGTACATGTATGAATTCTGAAGTCTCAACATGTAGTTTTtaccaaaagacaaaataaagttGTATTCGTTATAATTCTTAGCTGTCTCGAATCAACTAATTTCTTCCCCCATTCCcttatgacaaaaaaaaaacctaggCTATTAAAAGAacgaacaaaacaaaaagagaatcaaagagCTTAAGTTCTTTCGGCTCTTATTCTTATAATCGTAGACCACTTAAATTCCTTGCGTTGGGCCTTCTCACAAATCGTCCCTGTTGATGAGAGACAACCACAATATTACAATGCCAATCTTTCACCTAAATCGTAGCTCAAATAAAATGTATCAGCGTTACCTTCATTCTACCCTTGTTGAcagtattatatatataagtttcaacttttacatttttcaagaCTATGAGATTTATACCTTCATACGCGGGCGTTGGTCGGCGTTGAGCTTGCGAACTTGATATCGGATTTTCTTGGAGAAGAGTCTATTCCTCCGCTTCTCTTTATACCTTAACACACTTGCTTCTCTCATACCACTTTCTCCGAACAAATCTATCTCACCCAACCTTACCTGTCCCCAAACATCATTCATCTTACGTCAAATTCACTCACTAAATTGTCAACTAAATTCACTTGATAATCTACTTCTAACAAAACATTGTAAGTCAGAAATGACAAGAACTACATAAGAACCATTTTCAATTCTTGTCAGGTTCAGAAATTCATAATGAATTGTTTGTTGCCAACAATTGGTCATCAAAACGTTTTTATTTCGATTCAAATTATTAAGATAAGGCTaatataaatgagaaaatagaGAATTGAAGTAACGTACATGAAAATCGACTCCGTCAGCGTCCGAACCAAGAATCTCGTCGGAGAACGGTGACTCCTTACCTGACCAAGCCTCTAAAACCCCATCGTAGTCGAGCTTCAGCAACGGACTCACTCTCTGCTCCAGCTTTGGATTCGAGTCCGTAACTTCAGAGCTCTTTGATTCCGCCGCCGCCGGAGccactttctttttcttcttcttctttttctttttcttgtctcCCTCCGCCGTCACAATCGTTTTAATCTTGCTACTATCCACGACATTGGATTGACCATCATCAGCTGCTGCGGCGGCGGTGGTCTGAATTCTCGGCGAAATCTGATCAAACTCCACAGTAGGAAATTTCCACCAGTTCTCGTCGTTGTTTTGTCGGAGAGAACTTCTCAAACCAAGCCCTAAACGAAACCTTCCGTTCCAAGCATTCTTCATAATTTCCTCTAATCGACCGACTCTGTAACAATTTTCTCTATCTCCGTCATTAGATTCAATATTCCCCATAAAACTATCAAttccttcttcaatctcttcatcTAAAATCGATTCCGCGTCGAAATCGTCTAAAACTCCAAACCCATTCACCTCCAAGTCATCAAAACTGACTTCCTTCTGCTCCAAGAAGTGTTCTGTTTTCGTTGGAATCGTTGGATTGAACAGAAACTCGTTCTCCTCGATGGATACGTACGGAAGAAGCAACTGAGAAGCTTCGTCGTAATCACTGAGAGGAGATTTATTAGTCCCGAAAATCTGAGTTTTTGCCTTCttggaagagaagattttAGGGTAAGCGGTGGAGAGGAGAGCCGCAGCTTCGTCGTATGTTTGGTTGGGACGTTTCCGTGGAGTTCGTGGCCTTCTCGTGGAGATTGAGAACGGAGGAGAGTTTGTCTCAGAGATTGTAGATGACGGTGAAGGAGTGTTGTTTGACGGCGGCGATTTCATCATTTCCAACTCGAAGCTATAGGCACAAGAGGACATTTTCACCTGTGGACGTTTGATTAGAATCCGAGAAAAATCTTGATGACTGTTGAATTTGAGGTTAAAGTTAGTGTgtgttttttaagaaaaggaaaaatataaagtcaGAAAGTTTTCGTATGAAGTCTATtgttaaaccctaaaccctatgACAAAATCTTGTTTACTAAATATAGcaaaaaggttaaaacttaaatGGGGAAAAGGTAAGATTCAGTATACTAAAAAGGAAACTCCtacagaaaaaagaagagaacattTAAGATTAGAGAGAGGCAGAGAGGTCATGGAAGTAAGAATTCcccaaagagagagagagagagggggCAGTGATTGGATTGGGAGAAGCACGAGATggtgtaagaaagaaaagagaaaagatccGTTAGGGTTTGTCAAACATTATATAGTCAAATAAGTTGAGTCTCTCTGTTTGATTGATTAGTGAAATATCATCACTTTGTTGATGCGAAAACAGAGAGGtcaaaaagtgaaaaagtgAGAGGGAGTAGCGGCTCTAGGGGGAAGAGAGACCTAATGTAGTTTTCTTCTGAGATTatgaattttgaaagaaagCAAACTCAACGCAGATCAAGTTTTgcaatatgaaaaaaaaattataatgtttgtgtaaatgttttttgttatattaatgAAATTTCACTATTTCTAACATATTAATACTAATGTATACTGAATCATCTTTTCAAGatgtaaaaaaacatataaatttaacAACTGTTTTGAATAATATTGACAATCATTTTTGTAGAATGCTGAGTGGAAGATTAGTATGTCATTCATTTAATTACACTTAAATATACATGGATAATTAATTAGGATAAGTTTTCTTATCAGGCGTTTTCGTGGGACAAGTACATAATTAGGTTAATTTCTTATGGGAttctactctctttttttaaaaaaaaaatctagacaTTTCCAAATGTCGATCGAAAACATTATAACCGACCACCTGTATAACTTTCCGTCGATGTCCCCCGTATGTACAAAACTTAACAGGTCACCTTATCCGTGTACGTGGCCGGATCTCATTGCGTTTGTTAGATTTCTGTGATGACGTGGTGTTTTCCTTTACACTAGGAAACTTCAATTTGGCATTGGAATGTAACATATGGCTAAAGTAACTTTATCTGCttaacatatttttcaaatatctaAAACTATTTCTAGACCGAATTTTAGATATGTGACTAAGAAGATTTCTTGATTTACATCAACCAAAACAAGAGCACCATGTGCTGTTTCTTATATGGATATAACAGTTCGAAATAAGTTATCGTCTTCATACATCCCTAGAACCCCAACGACTGGACTAAAACCCTCAACTTCTAAAATAAGACTTATTGTAGAATAATACcaaattgtgaaaaaaaaaacaaatataaattattgacTATAGTTTGAAGTAAGTCGTAATTTTTTCCGCAAGGTAAATTCATTCAAAGTTAAAATGTGGAgagtgagagaaagagagtcgCGTGGCTATTGGGTAATGAGAAACGATTGGACCCATTTGGTATCATTCGGAAGTGATATGTGGCAGAGGGCAATCATACGTTTTCGTCATAGCGTTAGATTTTCTTACAGTTTCTTAGAGATTATTTCGATTGTTTGTGTCAAACGAGTTTAGTATGTTACTGCTATTGAACAGTAGTATTTTCTCATGTATCGATATGAATACgtttactctttttctttttttcacacAATCAGATGAATATAGGGATGAATATACGTAGTTTTGTCTTTGTCATATACTAGATTATATTCCCACCAGTCATTTTCCTATGTATTTAACAAGACAAGACGtagaaaaatgagaattttAGTACTTGAGTTAACATATTTAAAGATTATATTCCCATCAGTCATTGAACAtatgtgtacatatatatacgaGGAGAATCTATAACTTAGTAAGGAGGGAAATATGAGATTTTATTTCtatagagaaaagaaaggataAAACCTCTCTCTGCCAACACTGGCCACCGTCTCCAAAGTCCATCCcagttaatttttattttttggaatctTCTTATGTtattactctttcttttcttatgaCAACATGTCAACATGTGACCTGTCGTCttctactttcttttcttcagcTTTTCTCCTTTTAAGCAGAATATTCAATCTATCTTCAAATTCATATCTGAGTTTTGTactataaaagaaaagcagacattaaaaaagatttgaatataaaacaaatgtatTGGAGTGGTAAAGCACATCTTCATCAAACATTTTTAAGGAGCATCAATCTAATTGGTCGATGGAAATGGAAGTAAAGGAATAGAAGATTGTTTGTGTTCCAtgatgatgtatatatatgcctAATTAATGTTACTGTTAGTTACCTTTGGATAACAAAGATATTTAAAGCGGTTTAATGCTTATTAACGGTTGATGGATgttaccttttctttttgacatcACGGTAGATGTTACCTTTCATAGGTGTTGAATAGACAGATTGGGGACGTTAATTAGTAATGATGTAATTAGTTAGAGCTAAATAGTgctaataaatatatgtaagaaattGTTCGGAAAGTAACTAAAAAAAGTTCAATTCATGCAAGTAGACACTTCAAATGTGATAAATGTATAAGTATGATGTTAAGCATGTGACCCTTGAGAGTCGATTAGGGCACTGTACAAGATTGACCCAAATAGTTACAAACTACAAGTGAACTCTCTTCCATTACATATCTACGTGTATTGAGGGGACCATTATCGTACGTATACACGTATATATGTTTTGCCCTAAATTCCCAATTTTAATTCAGCATGGGGGACGGACTCATTCAATAGCATCGTCTTTCACTTTCCTTCTTCGGTTTAAAATCTCATTTTAGTTTctgatccaaaaaaaaatgtttgatcaAAGATCAAAAACTTAGATAGAaacaaactgtttttttttcttaaatcaagAAAGTCTAAAAAACTAAGATACAAAAAGGGACTCGCAGCGGCAGAGAGATAAGTATCTTACGGGCCAGCAGATAATTTCTATGTTACGTCCCTTTCATCCCCATTGCATATTGCATATGAAGACAACGGATATTAACTAAAATCTTCCAAAATTACGGTATAATGAATAATAATACACTTCTGTCTCATATAGTATTCTATTATATTGTTCGAAAATGTTCTTATTTACATATCtatttatattgttaattGATTGCGGCTATTACTGTGGATATTCATCGTAACTATTTTAATCAATACAAATCATGCAAAATAGTGAATGACTTAGAAAAGTTGAAACCACATATGATTGAGTTTAGGGGGAAAAGTATAAAAGAAAGCATGACTAGTATGTTACTATGTAGTAAGcttcaaacatatatttaagaaaatactatatatagatacataTGATATAAcataacattaaaatatatggtgaaacattttttcttaatatccTAAGCTTCAAACATATACCCAAGTAGAGAAGAGTTGGAGTATTCATTCTTTGGTTAAACATAGACCTAATACATAGCTCATATGGACAATTTttcgacaaaacaaaaatgatagcAAATGGGCTAAAATGGTTTCATATCGAAAAGCCCAAACCATTAAgccaaaacgacgtcgtacgATATGACAGCGGCGATTCCTATAACCACCACCAGAGGTTAAAAAGTCTCTCTCTTTAGCTATCTTTTTTGTGTTACCGGTTCAAATGGCCGCCGTCGCAGATTCCGTTGAGAACAACGGTTCCATAAACCTCCCTGAGAATGAAAACCTTATACCGGCGGGATTCAGTGCCGCCGCATTGCTTGACGAAAACTCTGGCGCTTTCCCTGAATTGAATCAGCCCGATAGCTTAGCTGCTGCTGAGACTACCTTCCCCGATACGAACGATTCCGCGGAGGAGAGGTGGCCAGGTTGGCCTGGTGATTGCGTGTTTCGTATGATCGTTCCGGTGACTAAAGTCGGAGCTATTATTGGACGCAAAGGTGACTTTATAAAGAAGATGTGTGAGGAGACTCGTGCTCGTATCAAAGTCCTTGATGGTCCTGTTAATACTCCCGATCGCATCGTTAGTATCTCTATCTCCTTCTACGTGATTTACTGTGTTCAAAGCTAATTCGAATTTGGggatttttaatttctatttctagggtttcttaaTCATAAGTAGGAAGATTCTTGAGTTGTGATCATTAAAGTTGTGAACTTTTATCCCCTAGTTGTGCAATTTGATTACTTTATGGTTCCAATTATAGTTTGAAGTGTTCACTAAGTTAATTACTTGCTCAATGTTATGTTTTAGGTGTTAATATCTGGTAAGGAAGAACCAGAGGCCTACATGTCACCGGCAATGGACGCAGTGTTGAGGGTGTTTAGACGTGTTTCAGGGTTGcctgataatgatgatgatgatgttcaaAACGCTGGAAGTGTCTTCTCTTCAGTGCGTTTATTAGTTGCTTCAACGCAGGCGATTAATTTGATTGGAAAACAAGGATCTTTGATTAAGTCTATAGTAGAGAACTCTGGTGCATCAGTTCGTATTTTATCAGAAGGTATTATCTATCATCTgcagttttctgtttttaccTAATTGATCTCTTTGTTTGTGATTGTTAAAGTTTAGTTTTTGCTATTTCAATTcatgtctgtttttttttctaaaattggtGTCTTTGTTGCcagtttcttatttctctaCTTTTTTCTGCCAGAGGAAACACCGTTTTATGCTGCACAGGATGAGAGGATAGTGGATTTGCAAGGGGAAGCTTTAAAGATTCTTAAAGCATTAGAAGCCATTGTTGGACACCTTAGGAGATTTTTAGTTGACCATACTGTTGTCCCTCTCTTCGAGAAGCAAGTAAGCTTGCTTGTTTCAATCGAGATTATtcctttcccttttttttcttttctgaattATTGTTATCTTTTCTTATCTTCAGTATCTAGCTAGGGTCTCTCAAACTCGCCAGGAAGAACCGTTAGCTGAAAGCAAGTCATCTCTGCATACTATTTCGTCAAATCTAATGGAGCCTGATTTCTCCCTCTTAGCACGGAGGGAACCTTTGTTTCTGGAGCGCGATTCTCGGGTGGACTCACGTGTTCAGCCTTCGGGAGTTTCTATCTACAGTCAGGATCCTGTACTGTCTGCCAGACACTCCCCAGGTCTTGCTCGGGTTTCTTCTGCTTTTGTGACACAGGTAGATTCCCTTAAATACAACATCAGCTCCTGAAAACGAGTTTAGCGATATCATCTTACTTGTTATGATTAGTCTTCCAGCAGTGATTTTGATCTTAACACATCTAACTTGTTTCTCTGAACTAGTAGTGACGTTTCTATAATGGATTCTCTTACTAGGTATCTCAAACGATGCAAATACCATTCTCCTATGCAGAGGATATTATTGGTGTAGAAGGAGCTAATATAGCCTATATCCGTCGAAGAAGCGGAGCTACCATAACCATTAAAGAGAGTCCGCATCCTGATCAAATCACAGTGGAAATCAAAGGCACAACTTCTCAAGTACAAACTGCTGAGCAACTAATTCAAGTAAGAACACATTCgatctgtatatatatatatatactttctgCGACGTGGCATTGTATAAACACTAAGATTATGCTTGCTTTGCATCCTACCCCGCCTGCTTCATCATAACCGTATTCTTTTGTTTACGTGTGTGTAGGAGTTCATCATCAATCACAAGGAACCAGTTTCGGTATCAGGGGGATATGCCAGAATCGACTCTGGATATGTACCTGCATATCCTCCTCAGCTAAGTAACCGTCAAGAGCCGCTCCCGAGCACCTACATGGGCACAGAGCCGGTGCAGTACAGACCAACAGCATACTCTCAGCTGGGGGGTCCTTCTACCTACACACCGACCCTGACTGGGCAAACTTATGGTTCGGAATATAGACCAGCTTCTGATGTTGGTGGCTACAGCAGTTATAATCTTTGAATTGGTTGCTGTGTTTAAGTTTATTTGCAGATTAATTTCTCTTTAGAGAAAGGCtcatttataatataatagaGAGGGAAAAGGAACAAGTTCTAGAGAGCCAATGTAGTTGTTGGAATGTGTAATGTAAATCTAGGtgccctttttttttttttttttcataccTCGATATATGTCACACTACGTTTCTGGTCAAATAAGaacatgttttttctttcttttttgtatgaatttgTTTATCAGAAGTCAGAATGATtcagttttaagaaatttttagTTAACGTTTTACAACAATAACCTGTAGGAGCTTTTTCTTAATTGAATAAGTTTAAGCTTTCTATTTTGATCTGATGATGCTAATATGAAAGCATTCTCCGAAGAACCAAACCACATGAGACTTTTTGATTTCAATGTCCATTCGTAACTAGTAACGGAAAAGATCAGACAGAAAAAATGTACCAATCATTCCATATTTGTAGTTTTACATGATATAGTAATATTCTCTAGGTGTTTAAGTTGTATATTTCATGATTTTtacacattttaaaacctGATTAAGGcctgtttttaactttttatttcttcaaaccGTAAGAAACAATCCTTGCAAGAAACAAtccttgcttcttcttctttttttcgtcAAGAAACAATCCTTgctatattttcatttttacagCTTCTTGTTTTTAAGAGagcaaatataataaataaggACGGCTGAAAAGAGGTATATGTatcacaaaattaaacaaaagagaatcCACCTATCGACATAGACGTGGTATCCTTTCGATATCGACAGAATTATGTTGAACGCAGCAAGTTGGCCATTAATCAAATCTTTGACGCGTGGAATCATTCTATTgtcaatgaaaacaaatattaaagaaCAGGTACTACCTATATACCTAATAGATTCCTCTAACCCGTCAAATGTCAATGTATCGACCGTTACAATTATGCACGTCTTCTAATTGAAACATTCTCTACTTTGCCAATGTCTTATCCCCAAAACTACATATAAATATGCATTTACGGGGGCTTAGAATTTCATCACAAAACTTGCAAGTATCATTCACAGGAGAGGGAAGGGAGAGCTCATCATACGAAATGAGGTCAATCACagctttgtttttccttttctgtttccttGCTCCTTCTGCTTTGGCGCAGCTCCGAACTGGGTTCTACAGCCGCTCATGCCCCCGTGCCGAATCTATCGTGGCTAGTGTTGTTGCCAACCGTTTCAGAAGTGACAAGTCCATTACTGCAGCATTTCTTCGTATGCAGTTTCATGATTGCTTTGTCAGGGTCCGTAAGCTTCTCCTGTGTgtacatgtgtatatatattaacataaGCTAGCTAATATTTAGACAACACATTGATCAAGCAATGTTTTGAATGGTTGTGTAGGGTTGTGATGCTTCCCTCTTGATCGACCCAAGACCTGGAAGGCCATCAGAGAAAAGCACTGGACCAAATGCAAGCGTGAGAGGCTACGAGATCATTGATGAGGCTAAGAGACAGCTCGAGGCTGCATGTCCCCGAACTGTCTCATGCGCAGACATTGTAACTCTTGCCACAAGAGACTCGGTCGCATTAGCTGGTGGTCCAAGGTTCTCAGTACCAACAGGAAGACGTGATGGATTAAGGTCAAACCCCAATGATGTGAACTTACCCGGACCAACAATTCCGGTTAGCGCATCTATCCAATTGTTTGCAGCTCAAGGTATGAATACCAACGATATGGTTACACTTATTGGTGGTGGCCACAGCGTCGGTGTTGCACATTGCAGTCTCTTCCAGGACAGGCTTTCCGACCGTGCAATGGAACCCTCATTGAAGTCTAGCTTGAGGAGGAAATGCAGTTCCCCTAACGACCCAACAACGTTTTTGGACCAAAAGACTTCATTTACTGTGGATAACGCAATCTATGGAGAGATCCGAAGACAAAGAGGAATTCTAAGAATTGATCAAAACTTGGGTCTTGATAGATCAACCAGTGGGATTGTGTCTGGTTATGCATCAAGCAATACACTCTTCAGAAAGAGATTTGCCGAAGCATTGGTGAAAATGGGTACCATTAAGGTTCTTACCGGACGTTCTGGAGAGATCAGGAGAAACTGCAGAGTCTTCAACAACTGAGGACGTTGATTCTTGCACACATTCTTTACAATTATTCACGGAGAGATCCAAAGACTGAGCGGAATCctacgttttttcttttctttgctttttttcttacaaatcaaATCGGAAAGTGTGTTTGTTCCGgtatcatgttttatttttccctAAAAATTGATTCGCgtgtttcattttcatgaacTATATATTGTTCTAATTTGatattaacttctttttttggctcTGTGGTGTtctaatttcttgttttttttatgtgcTTACTCCCTTCTTAACCTATGACGTTTTGGATAACAATGTTTAATGAATAATGGCTCTGTTAACAGTTTCTAAAACTCATTCGA includes:
- the CIL gene encoding CCT motif family protein, with amino-acid sequence MSSCAYSFELEMMKSPPSNNTPSPSSTISETNSPPFSISTRRPRTPRKRPNQTYDEAAALLSTAYPKIFSSKKAKTQIFGTNKSPLSDYDEASQLLLPYVSIEENEFLFNPTIPTKTEHFLEQKEVSFDDLEVNGFGVLDDFDAESILDEEIEEGIDSFMGNIESNDGDRENCYRVGRLEEIMKNAWNGRFRLGLGLRSSLRQNNDENWWKFPTVEFDQISPRIQTTAAAAADDGQSNVVDSSKIKTIVTAEGDKKKKKKKKKKKVAPAAAESKSSEVTDSNPKLEQRVSPLLKLDYDGVLEAWSGKESPFSDEILGSDADGVDFHVRLGEIDLFGESGMREASVLRYKEKRRNRLFSKKIRYQVRKLNADQRPRMKV
- the CIL gene encoding CCT motif family protein (CIL; FUNCTIONS IN: molecular_function unknown; INVOLVED IN: biological_process unknown; LOCATED IN: chloroplast; EXPRESSED IN: 7 plant structures; EXPRESSED DURING: LP.04 four leaves visible, LP.10 ten leaves visible, LP.02 two leaves visible, petal differentiation and expansion stage, LP.12 twelve leaves visible; CONTAINS InterPro DOMAIN/s: CCT domain (InterPro:IPR010402); BEST Arabidopsis thaliana protein match is: chloroplast import apparatus 2 (TAIR:AT5G57180.2); Has 30201 Blast hits to 17322 proteins in 780 species: Archae - 12; Bacteria - 1396; Metazoa - 17338; Fungi - 3422; Plants - 5037; Viruses - 0; Other Eukaryotes - 2996 (source: NCBI BLink).) codes for the protein MSSCAYSFELEMMKSPPSNNTPSPSSTISETNSPPFSISTRRPRTPRKRPNQTYDEAAALLSTAYPKIFSSKKAKTQIFGTNKSPLSDYDEASQLLLPYVSIEENEFLFNPTIPTKTEHFLEQKEVSFDDLEVNGFGVLDDFDAESILDEEIEEGIDSFMGNIESNDGDRENCYRVGRLEEIMKNAWNGRFRLGLGLRSSLRQNNDENWWKFPTVEFDQISPRIQTTAAAAADDGQSNVVDSSKIKTIVTAEGDKKKKKKKKKKKVAPAAAESKSSEVTDSNPKLEQRVSPLLKLDYDGVLEAWSGKESPFSDEILGSDADGVDFHVRLGEIDLFGESGMREASVLRYKEKRRNRLFSKKIRYQVRKLNADQRPRMKGRFVRRPNARNLSGLRL
- the CIL gene encoding CCT motif family protein (CIL; FUNCTIONS IN: molecular_function unknown; INVOLVED IN: biological_process unknown; LOCATED IN: chloroplast; EXPRESSED IN: 7 plant structures; EXPRESSED DURING: LP.04 four leaves visible, LP.10 ten leaves visible, LP.02 two leaves visible, petal differentiation and expansion stage, LP.12 twelve leaves visible; CONTAINS InterPro DOMAIN/s: CCT domain (InterPro:IPR010402); BEST Arabidopsis thaliana protein match is: chloroplast import apparatus 2 (TAIR:AT5G57180.2); Has 1342 Blast hits to 1342 proteins in 91 species: Archae - 0; Bacteria - 0; Metazoa - 1; Fungi - 0; Plants - 1336; Viruses - 0; Other Eukaryotes - 5 (source: NCBI BLink).), encoding MSSCAYSFELEMMKSPPSNNTPSPSSTISETNSPPFSISTRRPRTPRKRPNQTYDEAAALLSTAYPKIFSSKKAKTQIFGTNKSPLSDYDEASQLLLPYVSIEENEFLFNPTIPTKTEHFLEQKEVSFDDLEVNGFGVLDDFDAESILDEEIEEGIDSFMGNIESNDGDRENCYRVGRLEEIMKNAWNGRFRLGLGLRSSLRQNNDENWWKFPTVEFDQISPRIQTTAAAAADDGQSNVVDSSKIKTIVTAEGDKKKKKKKKKKKVAPAAAESKSSEVTDSNPKLEQRVSPLLKLDYDGVLEAWSGKESPFSDEILGSDADGVDFHVRLGEIDLFGESGMREASVLRYKEKRRNRLFSKKIRYQVRKLNADQRPRMKVKDWHCNIVVVSHQQGRFVRRPNARNLSGLRL